From Pseudomonas sp. G.S.17, the proteins below share one genomic window:
- a CDS encoding DUF1043 family protein codes for MEHSLLVWLLPTLALVAGVVIGFLVARLLPNTAPNGTQRQLDDVQERFDNYQNEVVTHFNSTANLVQKLSQSYQEVQEHLAEGANRLALDEQTRQRLLAALHPEANTIQRDRLTPPRTAAEPPKDYAPKMPNSPGMLDEHYGLKK; via the coding sequence GTGGAACACTCGCTCTTAGTTTGGTTGTTGCCGACCCTTGCGCTGGTCGCCGGTGTGGTTATCGGTTTCCTGGTCGCACGTCTGCTGCCCAACACCGCCCCCAACGGTACCCAGCGCCAGCTGGATGACGTTCAGGAGCGTTTCGACAATTATCAGAACGAGGTGGTCACTCACTTCAACAGTACGGCTAATCTGGTGCAAAAGCTGTCCCAGAGTTATCAGGAAGTCCAGGAACACCTCGCCGAGGGCGCCAATCGTCTGGCCCTCGATGAACAGACCCGTCAGCGCCTGCTCGCTGCGCTGCACCCGGAAGCCAATACGATCCAGCGTGATCGTCTGACGCCGCCACGTACCGCAGCAGAGCCGCCAAAGGACTACGCCCCGAAAATGCCGAATTCTCCAGGCATGCTGGATGAGCATTACGGTCTGAAAAAGTAA
- the zapE gene encoding cell division protein ZapE, which yields MTPLERYQADLKRPDFFHDAAQETAVRHLQRLYDDLIAAHTSKPGMFGKLFGKKEQAPVKGLYFWGGVGRGKTYLVDTFFEALPFDDKVRTHFHRFMKRVHEEMRTLKGERNPLTIIAKRFSDEARVICFDEFFVSDITDAMILGTLMEELFKNGVTLVATSNIVPDGLYKDGLQRARFLPAIALIKLNTEIVNVDSGVDYRLRHLEQAELFHFPLDEAAQESLRKSFRALTPECTKAIENDVLMIENREIRAVRTCDDVAWFDFRELCDGPRSQNDYIELGKIFHAVLISGVEQMNVTTDDIARRFINMVDEFYDRNVKLIISAEVELKDLYTGGRLNFEFQRTLSRLLEMQSHEFLSRAHKP from the coding sequence ATGACCCCCCTAGAACGATATCAAGCAGATCTGAAGCGCCCCGACTTTTTCCATGACGCCGCGCAGGAAACCGCCGTGCGCCATTTGCAGCGTTTGTACGACGACCTGATCGCCGCGCACACCAGCAAGCCGGGCATGTTCGGCAAGTTGTTCGGCAAGAAAGAACAGGCTCCGGTCAAGGGTTTGTACTTCTGGGGCGGCGTAGGGCGGGGCAAGACTTATCTGGTCGACACCTTCTTCGAAGCCTTGCCGTTCGACGACAAGGTTCGCACCCACTTCCACCGCTTCATGAAGCGCGTCCACGAAGAAATGCGCACCCTCAAGGGCGAACGGAACCCGCTGACGATCATCGCCAAGCGTTTTTCCGATGAAGCGCGAGTCATCTGTTTCGATGAATTTTTCGTCTCGGATATCACCGACGCCATGATCCTCGGCACGCTGATGGAAGAGCTGTTCAAGAATGGCGTGACTCTGGTTGCCACCTCGAACATCGTCCCGGACGGTCTCTATAAAGACGGCCTGCAACGTGCGCGTTTCCTGCCGGCGATTGCCCTGATCAAGCTGAACACCGAGATCGTCAACGTCGACAGCGGCGTGGATTATCGGTTACGCCATCTTGAGCAAGCCGAGTTGTTCCACTTTCCTCTGGATGAAGCTGCTCAGGAAAGCCTACGCAAAAGCTTCCGCGCCCTGACGCCGGAATGCACCAAAGCCATCGAAAATGATGTGCTGATGATCGAGAACCGCGAAATCCGCGCCGTTCGTACCTGTGACGACGTGGCCTGGTTCGATTTCCGCGAGCTGTGCGACGGACCGCGCAGCCAGAACGACTACATCGAACTGGGCAAGATTTTCCATGCCGTGCTGATCAGTGGCGTTGAGCAGATGAACGTTACCACCGACGACATCGCTCGCCGTTTCATCAACATGGTCGACGAGTTCTACGACCGCAACGTCAAGCTGATCATCTCGGCTGAGGTCGAACTCAAGGACCTGTATACCGGCGGACGCCTGAACTTCGAGTTCCAGCGCACGCTCAGCCGCCTGCTGGAAATGCAGTCCCACGAGTTCCTGTCGCGGGCGCATAAGCCCTGA
- the hisC gene encoding histidinol-phosphate transaminase, translating to MSKFWSAFVNDLVPYVPGEQPKLTKLVKLNTNENPYGPSPKALSAMRAELTDDLRLYPDPNSDLLKQAVASYYSVPASHVFLGNGSDEVLAHIFNAFFRHDKPLLFPDISYSFYPVYCGLYGIDFDAVPLDEQFQIRVEDYAKPNGGIIFPNPNAPTGCLLALEAVEKLLKSSPDSVVVVDEAYIDFGGETAISLVQRYPNLLVTQTLSKSRSLAGLRVGLAVGHPDLIEALERVKNSFNSYPLDRLAIVGATAAFEDREHFDATRNAVIASREALIVALQGKGFEVLPSAANFIFARHPGHDAAGLAAQLREQGVIVRHFKQERIAQFLRISIGTPEQNQALLDGLAGL from the coding sequence ATGAGTAAATTCTGGAGTGCGTTCGTCAATGATCTGGTGCCTTATGTGCCGGGCGAACAGCCGAAGCTGACCAAACTGGTCAAGCTCAACACCAACGAAAACCCTTACGGCCCGTCGCCAAAGGCCCTGTCGGCCATGCGCGCCGAGCTGACCGATGACCTGCGCCTGTATCCGGATCCAAACAGCGATCTGCTCAAGCAGGCAGTGGCCAGTTATTACAGCGTGCCGGCCAGCCATGTCTTTCTCGGTAATGGCTCCGACGAAGTGCTGGCGCACATCTTCAACGCGTTTTTCCGCCACGACAAACCGCTGCTGTTCCCGGACATCAGCTACAGCTTTTATCCGGTGTATTGCGGACTCTACGGCATCGATTTCGACGCCGTGCCGCTGGATGAGCAATTCCAGATTCGCGTCGAGGATTATGCCAAGCCCAACGGCGGCATCATTTTCCCTAACCCGAATGCGCCAACGGGCTGCCTGCTGGCCCTTGAGGCTGTGGAGAAATTGCTCAAATCCAGCCCGGATTCAGTGGTCGTCGTGGACGAGGCGTACATCGACTTTGGCGGTGAAACCGCGATCAGCCTGGTGCAGCGTTATCCAAACCTGCTGGTCACGCAAACCTTGTCCAAGTCGCGCTCGCTGGCGGGCTTGCGCGTTGGTCTGGCGGTTGGCCATCCGGATCTCATCGAAGCACTGGAGCGGGTCAAGAACAGCTTCAACTCCTATCCGCTGGATCGCCTGGCGATTGTCGGCGCGACGGCGGCGTTCGAGGATCGTGAGCACTTCGACGCCACCCGCAATGCAGTGATCGCCAGCCGTGAAGCGCTGATCGTGGCGTTGCAGGGTAAAGGCTTTGAGGTGTTGCCTTCGGCGGCGAACTTCATCTTCGCCCGTCACCCCGGCCACGACGCGGCCGGGCTGGCGGCGCAGTTGCGTGAACAAGGCGTGATCGTGCGGCACTTCAAGCAGGAACGCATCGCGCAATTCCTGCGTATCAGCATTGGCACGCCAGAGCAGAATCAGGCGCTGCTGGATGGGTTGGCGGGGTTGTAG
- a CDS encoding Nif3-like dinuclear metal center hexameric protein, whose product MAVALSTLVEEADRYLNSARIQDYCPNGLQVEGRPQVMRIVSGVTASQALLDAAVDAQADLILVHHGYFWKGENPCVTGMKQRRLKTLLKHDISLLAYHLPLDLHPDVGNNVQLARQLDITVEGPLDPENSKVIGLVGSLAEPMMPRDFARRVQDALGREPLLIEGSEMIRRVGWCTGGGQGYIDQAVLAGVDLFLSGEASEQTFHSAQENNISFIAAGHHATERYGVQALGDYLARRFALEHLFIDCPNPI is encoded by the coding sequence ATGGCTGTTGCGCTGAGCACCCTAGTAGAAGAAGCCGATCGTTATCTGAACAGCGCCCGCATCCAGGACTACTGCCCGAACGGCCTGCAAGTCGAGGGCCGCCCGCAAGTCATGCGTATCGTCAGCGGCGTCACCGCCAGTCAGGCGTTGCTCGATGCAGCGGTGGATGCCCAGGCCGATCTGATCCTCGTGCACCACGGTTATTTCTGGAAGGGCGAAAATCCCTGCGTGACCGGCATGAAGCAGCGCCGCCTGAAAACGCTGCTCAAGCACGACATAAGCCTGCTGGCGTATCACTTGCCGCTGGATCTGCATCCGGACGTCGGCAATAACGTGCAGTTGGCGCGACAGTTGGATATCACCGTCGAAGGACCGCTGGATCCGGAAAACTCGAAGGTCATTGGTCTGGTCGGTTCCCTGGCCGAACCGATGATGCCTCGGGATTTTGCCCGGCGTGTCCAGGACGCGCTGGGCCGCGAACCCTTGCTGATCGAAGGCAGCGAGATGATTCGACGGGTTGGCTGGTGTACCGGCGGCGGGCAGGGTTACATCGATCAGGCGGTGCTGGCTGGCGTCGATCTGTTCCTCAGTGGCGAAGCCTCGGAGCAGACGTTTCACAGTGCCCAGGAGAACAACATCAGCTTTATTGCTGCCGGGCACCATGCGACCGAGCGCTACGGAGTCCAGGCCCTGGGTGATTATCTGGCCCGGCGCTTTGCGCTGGAACATCTGTTCATCGACTGCCCCAATCCGATCTGA
- a CDS encoding tryptophan--tRNA ligase — translation MTTRILTGITTTGTPHLGNYAGAIRPAIVASRESGADSFYFLADYHALIKCDDPLRIQRSRLEIAATWLAAGLDVDRVTFYRQSDIPEIPELTWLLTCVAAKGLLNRAHAYKASVDKNVETGEDPDAGITMGLYSYPVLMAADILMFNAHKVPVGRDQIQHVEMARDIGQRFNHLFGQGKEFFVMPEALIEESVATLPGLDGRKMSKSYDNTIPLFSNAKEMKDAISRIVTDSRAPGEAKDPDNSHLFTLYQAFATPEQNAEFRSELLQGLGWGEAKNRLFTLLDSQLGEARENYHRLIERPADLEDILLAGAAKARSVATPFLGELREAVGLRSFRSNVQVATAGKKKAAKGARFVSFREDDGSFRFRLLAADGEQLLLSRNFADGKAAGAASKQLQQGGALDVRAEGDSFTLWLDGQCVADSPAFADATARDAAIESLKAALTPQQD, via the coding sequence ATGACCACTCGTATCCTGACCGGTATCACCACCACCGGCACACCTCACTTGGGCAACTACGCGGGCGCGATTCGCCCGGCCATCGTTGCCAGCCGCGAGAGCGGTGCCGATTCGTTCTACTTTCTGGCTGACTACCACGCCTTGATCAAATGCGATGACCCGCTGCGCATTCAGCGCTCGCGTCTGGAAATCGCCGCGACCTGGCTGGCTGCTGGCTTGGACGTTGACCGCGTTACGTTTTATCGCCAGTCCGACATCCCGGAAATCCCGGAGCTGACCTGGCTGCTGACCTGCGTGGCGGCCAAGGGCCTGCTCAACCGCGCTCACGCTTACAAGGCGTCGGTGGACAAGAACGTCGAGACCGGCGAAGACCCGGACGCCGGCATCACCATGGGCTTGTACAGCTACCCGGTGCTGATGGCGGCGGACATCCTCATGTTCAACGCCCATAAGGTGCCGGTCGGTCGCGACCAGATCCAGCACGTGGAAATGGCCCGTGATATCGGCCAGCGCTTCAATCACCTGTTCGGCCAGGGCAAGGAATTTTTCGTCATGCCCGAAGCCCTGATCGAGGAAAGCGTTGCCACGCTGCCGGGTCTGGACGGGCGCAAGATGTCGAAAAGCTACGACAACACGATCCCGTTGTTCAGCAATGCCAAAGAGATGAAAGACGCGATTTCGCGCATCGTCACCGACTCCCGTGCGCCGGGCGAAGCCAAGGATCCGGACAACTCGCACCTGTTCACCCTCTATCAGGCCTTCGCAACGCCTGAGCAGAACGCTGAGTTCCGTTCCGAGCTGTTGCAGGGCCTGGGCTGGGGCGAGGCGAAGAATCGCTTGTTCACCCTGCTGGACAGTCAGCTGGGCGAAGCGCGGGAAAACTACCATCGCCTGATCGAACGTCCGGCCGATCTGGAAGACATTCTGCTCGCCGGTGCCGCGAAGGCCCGCAGCGTCGCGACGCCGTTCCTTGGCGAACTGCGCGAAGCCGTCGGCCTGCGCTCGTTCCGCAGCAACGTTCAGGTGGCGACCGCCGGGAAGAAAAAAGCCGCCAAAGGCGCGCGCTTCGTCAGCTTCCGTGAAGACGATGGCAGCTTCCGCTTCCGTCTGCTCGCCGCCGATGGCGAACAGCTGTTGTTGTCGCGCAATTTTGCCGACGGCAAGGCTGCAGGCGCCGCCAGCAAACAGTTGCAGCAGGGCGGCGCACTCGACGTTCGTGCTGAAGGCGATAGCTTCACTTTGTGGCTTGATGGCCAATGTGTGGCCGACAGCCCGGCATTTGCCGACGCCACGGCTCGGGATGCAGCCATCGAAAGCCTGAAAGCGGCGCTGACCCCGCAACAGGATTGA
- a CDS encoding GlxA family transcriptional regulator — protein MQAKDFFHVASLRYSKQLGQGRTPAFETRLVSPDGKSVRSFSDVILTVDGDLAQSDVIVIPAFWDDFDALRERYPQILPWLREQHANGAVLCGEASGVFWLAESGLLDGKEATTYWRFFEQFSQRFPNVLLNQEKHLTDADNLYCAGGTTSACDLYIYLIERFCGANVAQAVARDILYEVQRNYSPGRMGFGGQKLHQDVMILQIQHWLEEHFADKFRFEDVAREHGMSIRNFMRRFQSATGDKPLHYLQRLRIETAKGLLSGTRKSIKTISYEVGYDDASFFARLFRQHTELSPNQYRQQFQQAA, from the coding sequence ATGCAGGCCAAGGACTTTTTCCATGTCGCCAGCCTGCGCTACAGCAAACAGCTGGGTCAGGGCCGGACGCCTGCGTTCGAAACCCGCCTGGTCAGCCCGGACGGCAAGTCCGTGCGCAGCTTCAGCGACGTCATCCTGACGGTCGACGGCGATCTTGCCCAAAGCGATGTGATCGTGATCCCGGCGTTCTGGGATGACTTTGATGCGTTGCGTGAGCGTTATCCGCAAATCCTTCCCTGGCTGCGTGAGCAACATGCCAATGGTGCGGTCTTGTGCGGCGAAGCCAGTGGCGTGTTCTGGCTGGCCGAATCGGGCTTGCTGGATGGCAAGGAAGCGACCACTTACTGGCGTTTCTTCGAGCAATTCAGTCAGCGTTTTCCCAATGTCTTGCTCAATCAGGAGAAACACCTGACAGACGCTGACAACCTGTATTGCGCAGGCGGGACTACGTCGGCCTGTGATCTTTATATTTACCTGATCGAGCGATTCTGCGGCGCCAACGTCGCCCAGGCCGTGGCGAGGGACATTCTGTATGAAGTGCAGCGCAATTATTCGCCGGGACGTATGGGATTTGGCGGCCAGAAGCTGCACCAGGACGTGATGATCCTGCAGATCCAGCATTGGCTGGAAGAGCACTTCGCCGACAAGTTTCGTTTTGAGGATGTCGCCCGGGAACACGGCATGAGCATTCGCAACTTCATGCGCCGCTTCCAGAGCGCGACGGGCGACAAGCCGCTGCATTACCTGCAACGCCTTCGCATCGAAACTGCCAAGGGCCTGCTCTCCGGAACCCGCAAAAGCATCAAGACGATCAGTTATGAGGTGGGCTACGACGACGCGAGCTTTTTCGCGAGACTGTTTCGTCAGCACACAGAGTTGTCACCGAATCAGTATCGGCAGCAGTTTCAGCAGGCGGCCTGA
- the cysD gene encoding sulfate adenylyltransferase subunit CysD: MVDKLTHLKQLEAESIHIIREVAAEFDNPVMLYSVGKDSAVMLHLARKAFFPGKLPFPVMHVDTQWKFQEMYRFRDRMVEELGLDLIVHVNPDGVAQGINPLTHGSSKHTDIMKTEGLKQALDKYGFDAAFGGARRDEEKSRAKERVYSFRDTKHRWDPKNQRPELWNVYNGNVNKGESIRVFPLSNWTELDIWQYIYLEGIPIVPLYFAAERDVIEMNGTWIMIDDERLLNHLSDEDKARIVKKKVRFRTLGDYPLTGAVESEAISLTDIIQEMLLTRTSERQGRVIDHDGAGSMEEKKRQGYF; encoded by the coding sequence ATGGTCGACAAACTGACGCATCTGAAACAGCTGGAGGCGGAAAGCATCCACATCATCCGCGAGGTCGCCGCCGAGTTTGATAATCCGGTGATGCTGTACTCCGTCGGTAAAGACTCTGCCGTCATGCTTCACCTGGCGCGCAAGGCGTTTTTCCCGGGCAAGTTGCCGTTCCCGGTAATGCACGTGGATACCCAGTGGAAATTCCAGGAAATGTATCGTTTCCGCGACCGCATGGTCGAGGAACTGGGCCTGGACCTGATCGTTCACGTCAATCCCGATGGCGTCGCGCAGGGTATCAACCCGCTGACCCACGGCAGCTCCAAGCACACTGACATCATGAAGACCGAAGGTCTCAAGCAGGCCCTGGACAAATACGGCTTTGATGCCGCGTTTGGTGGCGCGCGTCGTGATGAAGAAAAGTCTCGTGCCAAAGAGCGCGTGTACTCGTTCCGCGATACCAAGCATCGCTGGGACCCGAAAAACCAGCGCCCAGAGCTGTGGAATGTGTACAACGGCAACGTCAACAAAGGCGAGTCGATCCGTGTATTCCCGCTGTCCAACTGGACCGAGCTGGATATCTGGCAGTACATCTACCTTGAAGGCATCCCGATTGTGCCGCTGTATTTCGCCGCCGAGCGCGACGTTATCGAGATGAACGGCACCTGGATCATGATCGACGACGAGCGCCTGCTCAATCACCTCAGCGATGAGGACAAGGCACGCATCGTCAAGAAGAAAGTCCGTTTCCGCACACTTGGCGACTACCCGTTGACGGGCGCAGTCGAGTCCGAGGCCATCAGCCTCACCGACATCATTCAGGAAATGCTCCTGACGCGAACTTCCGAACGCCAGGGCCGGGTCATCGATCACGATGGCGCAGGTTCGATGGAAGAAAAAAAACGTCAGGGTTATTTCTAA
- a CDS encoding alpha/beta fold hydrolase, which translates to MRETPVLIDGPVGQLEALYLDLADAKGLALICHPNPVQGGTMLNKVVSTLQRTARDAGLSTLRFNYRGVGASAGTSEASVGEVEDAVAVARWLREQQPDLPITLFGFSFGGYVAATLGGRLEAGGEQLKHLFMIAPAVMRLGEQDQLPQNCPLTLIQPETDEVIDPQVVYDWSAALPRPHELLKVAECGHFFHGKLTDLKDLVMPRLSN; encoded by the coding sequence ATGCGCGAAACCCCTGTTTTGATTGATGGCCCAGTGGGCCAGCTCGAAGCGCTTTACCTGGATCTGGCGGATGCCAAAGGCCTGGCGCTGATTTGCCATCCTAACCCGGTACAGGGCGGCACCATGCTCAATAAAGTCGTCTCGACCCTGCAACGCACGGCTCGCGACGCTGGCTTGAGTACCCTGCGCTTCAATTATCGCGGCGTCGGCGCCAGCGCGGGCACCTCCGAAGCCAGTGTCGGCGAAGTCGAAGATGCTGTCGCCGTGGCCCGCTGGTTGCGCGAGCAGCAGCCCGACCTGCCGATCACCTTGTTCGGTTTTTCCTTTGGCGGCTACGTCGCGGCAACCCTGGGAGGGCGGCTTGAGGCCGGTGGCGAGCAACTGAAACATCTGTTCATGATCGCGCCTGCGGTCATGCGCCTGGGCGAACAGGATCAGTTGCCGCAGAACTGCCCGCTGACCCTGATCCAGCCGGAAACCGACGAAGTCATCGATCCGCAAGTGGTGTATGACTGGTCCGCCGCGCTGCCGCGTCCACATGAGCTGCTGAAAGTGGCAGAATGCGGACACTTTTTTCACGGCAAGCTGACTGATCTCAAGGATCTGGTCATGCCGCGCCTTTCGAATTGA
- the algW gene encoding Do family serine endopeptidase AlgW, protein MFKALRFFGWPLLAGVLIALLIIQRYPQLVGLPSLDVNLQQAPQTTKVQQGPVSYADAVSMAAPAVVNLYTTKMVNKTSHPLFEDPQFRRFFGDNLPKQKRMESSLGSGVMMSPEGYILTNNHVTTGADQIVVALKDGRETIARVIGSDPETDLAVLKIDLKNVPAITIGRSDSIRIGDVALAIGNPFGVGQTVTMGIISATGRNQLGLNTYEDFIQTDAAINPGNSGGALVDANGNLTGINTAIFSKSGGSQGIGFAIPTKLAMDVMKSIIEHGQVIRGWLGIEVQPLTQELAESFGLKDRPGIVVAGIFRDGPAQKAGLQLGDVILSINGEPAGDGRRSMNQVARTKPSDKIDIQVMRNGKEMKLSAEVGMRPPPAVTPVEQE, encoded by the coding sequence ATGTTCAAAGCACTGCGGTTTTTCGGCTGGCCGTTGCTGGCCGGTGTGCTCATCGCTCTACTGATTATTCAGCGCTACCCGCAATTGGTCGGTTTGCCCAGCCTCGATGTGAATCTGCAACAGGCTCCACAGACCACTAAAGTCCAGCAAGGGCCCGTGTCCTATGCCGACGCAGTGAGCATGGCTGCGCCTGCAGTCGTAAACCTCTACACCACCAAGATGGTTAACAAGACCAGTCATCCACTCTTTGAAGACCCGCAGTTCCGGCGCTTCTTCGGCGATAACCTGCCCAAGCAGAAACGCATGGAATCCAGCCTTGGCTCGGGCGTCATGATGAGTCCGGAAGGCTACATCCTGACCAACAACCACGTTACCACCGGCGCGGACCAGATCGTCGTGGCGCTCAAGGACGGTCGGGAAACCATCGCCCGGGTGATCGGCAGCGACCCGGAGACCGACCTTGCGGTGCTCAAGATTGACCTGAAGAACGTGCCAGCAATCACCATTGGCCGCTCGGACAGTATCCGCATCGGCGATGTCGCGCTGGCTATCGGCAACCCGTTCGGCGTCGGCCAGACCGTGACCATGGGCATTATCAGCGCCACGGGCCGTAATCAGCTTGGCTTGAACACGTACGAAGATTTCATCCAGACCGACGCCGCCATCAATCCGGGTAACTCAGGCGGTGCGCTGGTCGATGCCAATGGCAACCTGACCGGTATCAATACCGCGATCTTTTCCAAGTCCGGCGGCTCACAGGGCATTGGCTTTGCGATTCCGACCAAGCTGGCGATGGACGTCATGAAGTCGATCATCGAGCACGGCCAGGTGATTCGTGGCTGGCTGGGCATTGAAGTGCAACCCTTGACCCAGGAACTGGCAGAGTCGTTCGGTTTGAAGGATCGTCCGGGCATCGTTGTCGCGGGTATTTTCCGCGACGGACCTGCGCAGAAAGCCGGCCTGCAACTGGGTGATGTAATCCTGAGCATCAATGGCGAGCCCGCCGGCGACGGACGACGCTCAATGAATCAGGTGGCTCGCACCAAACCCAGCGACAAGATCGACATTCAGGTCATGCGTAACGGCAAGGAAATGAAGCTCAGCGCTGAAGTCGGCATGCGCCCGCCACCGGCGGTGACGCCGGTTGAGCAAGAATAG
- the cysN gene encoding sulfate adenylyltransferase subunit CysN: MSHQSELISEDILAYLGQHERKEMLRFLTCGNVDDGKSTLIGRLLHDSKMIYEDHLEAITRDSKKSGTTGDDVDLALLVDGLQAEREQGITIDVAYRYFSTAKRKFIIADTPGHEQYTRNMATGASTCDLAIILVDARYGVQTQTRRHSFIASLLGIKHIVVAINKMDLNGFDESVFESIKADYLKFAEGIAFKPTTMAFVPMSALKGDNVVNKSERSPWYTGQSLMEILETVEIANDRNYTDLRFPVQYVNRPNLNFRGFAGTLASGIVHKGDEVVVLPSGKSSRVKSIVTFEGELEHAGPGQAVTLTMEDEIDISRGDLLVHADNVPQVSDAFDAMLVWMAEEPMLPGKKYDIKRATSYVPGSITSIVHRVDVNTLEEGAASSLQLNEIGRVKVSLDSPIALDGYDSNRTTGSFIVIDRLTNGTVAAGMIIAKAVGSSSANHHGKLAHVATEERAQRFGQQPATVLFSGLSGAGKSTLAYAVERKLFDMGRAVFVLDGQNLRHDLNKGLPQDRAGRTENWRRAAHVARQFNEAGLLTLAAFVAPDAEGREQARSLIGADRLLTVYVQASPTVCRERDPQGLYAADGDNIPGESFPYDVPLNADLVLDTQSLNLEESVKQVLELLRSRGAI, from the coding sequence ATGTCGCATCAATCTGAATTGATCAGCGAGGACATCCTCGCCTATCTGGGCCAGCACGAACGCAAGGAAATGTTGCGCTTTCTTACCTGTGGCAACGTCGATGACGGCAAGAGCACGCTGATCGGGCGTCTGCTGCACGACTCCAAGATGATCTACGAAGATCACCTGGAAGCCATCACCCGCGATTCGAAGAAATCCGGCACCACCGGCGATGACGTGGATCTGGCGCTGCTGGTCGACGGCCTGCAGGCCGAGCGCGAGCAGGGCATCACTATCGATGTGGCTTACCGCTATTTCTCCACCGCCAAGCGCAAGTTCATCATTGCCGATACACCGGGCCACGAGCAGTACACCCGCAACATGGCCACCGGCGCATCGACCTGCGACCTGGCGATCATTCTCGTGGACGCCCGTTACGGCGTGCAGACCCAGACGCGGCGACACAGCTTTATTGCCTCGCTGCTGGGCATCAAGCACATCGTCGTGGCGATCAACAAGATGGACCTCAACGGCTTCGACGAAAGCGTTTTCGAGTCGATCAAGGCTGATTACCTGAAGTTCGCCGAAGGTATCGCCTTCAAACCGACGACCATGGCCTTCGTGCCAATGTCGGCCCTCAAGGGCGACAACGTGGTGAACAAGAGCGAGCGTTCGCCTTGGTACACCGGCCAGTCGCTGATGGAAATCCTCGAAACCGTCGAGATCGCCAACGACCGCAACTACACCGACCTGCGTTTCCCGGTGCAGTACGTCAACCGTCCGAACCTGAACTTCCGTGGTTTCGCCGGCACGCTGGCCAGCGGCATCGTGCACAAGGGCGACGAAGTCGTCGTGCTGCCGTCGGGCAAGAGCAGCCGCGTGAAATCCATCGTCACCTTCGAAGGTGAGCTGGAGCACGCAGGTCCTGGTCAGGCAGTCACCCTGACCATGGAAGACGAGATCGATATTTCCCGTGGCGACCTGTTGGTACACGCCGACAATGTGCCGCAGGTTTCCGACGCGTTCGACGCCATGTTGGTGTGGATGGCCGAAGAGCCGATGTTGCCGGGCAAGAAATACGACATCAAGCGCGCAACCAGTTACGTGCCGGGTTCGATCACCAGCATCGTGCACCGCGTCGATGTGAACACGCTTGAAGAAGGCGCAGCCAGTTCGTTGCAGCTCAATGAGATTGGTCGCGTCAAGGTCAGCCTTGATTCGCCTATCGCGCTGGACGGTTACGACAGCAATCGCACCACCGGTTCGTTCATCGTCATTGATCGCTTGACCAATGGCACCGTCGCGGCGGGCATGATCATCGCCAAAGCGGTGGGCAGCAGCAGCGCCAATCATCATGGCAAGCTAGCCCATGTAGCGACCGAAGAGCGTGCCCAGCGCTTCGGCCAGCAACCAGCCACCGTGCTGTTCAGCGGCCTTTCCGGCGCAGGTAAAAGCACTTTGGCCTATGCGGTCGAGCGCAAGCTGTTCGACATGGGGCGCGCGGTGTTCGTGCTTGACGGCCAGAACCTGCGTCACGACCTGAACAAGGGTCTGCCGCAGGATCGTGCCGGGCGTACCGAGAACTGGCGTCGTGCCGCTCACGTGGCGCGTCAGTTCAACGAAGCGGGCCTGCTGACGCTGGCAGCGTTCGTCGCGCCGGATGCCGAAGGTCGCGAGCAGGCCAGGTCGCTGATTGGTGCTGATCGTCTGCTGACGGTTTACGTCCAGGCGTCGCCGACCGTCTGCCGCGAGCGTGACCCACAAGGCCTGTATGCCGCCGATGGCGACAACATTCCCGGTGAGTCCTTCCCGTACGACGTGCCGCTCAACGCCGATCTGGTCCTCGACACGCAGTCGCTGAACCTTGAAGAAAGCGTCAAGCAAGTGCTGGAACTGCTGCGCAGCCGTGGCGCGATCTGA